One Actinomyces respiraculi DNA window includes the following coding sequences:
- a CDS encoding multifunctional oxoglutarate decarboxylase/oxoglutarate dehydrogenase thiamine pyrophosphate-binding subunit/dihydrolipoyllysine-residue succinyltransferase subunit gives MTTHDGRLADASGRSGTGAAQDFGPNEWMVEEKRDAWRQDPSSVSEQWRSLFETEARSGGAPSAGRTQTGSTASSTASGTAPVSTVQDVTRSDLPPAPPSDVAPPTSPYAHRSGQEHTHSPAEPAEASGTRLKGAAVRTAKNMEESLSVPTATSARAVPAKVLIENRAIINTHLARTRGGRVSFTHLVGWAVVEALVEMPAMNAAYGTDDAGRPLLIQPAHVGLGMAVDVAAPGGTRRLLVPCVNHADLMDLAGFVAATDDVVRRAREGALTVEDMTGTTLTLTNPGTLGTLHSVPRLMPGQGAIIGVGSLALPAAFAGASHETLARHGIGKVLTLTSTYDHRVIQGAMSGEFLRLLETKLLGLDGFWERAFESLRVPHAPIRWEQDADYDPEVETGKPARVAQLIHAFRQRGHLAADTDPLAYRSRRHPDLDPATYGLTLWDLDRTFPTDGLGGTERATLREILNRLREAYCRTVGLEYMHIQDPAQRHWWQERLESSWTVISGGERRRILTKLQQAEAFETFLQTKYVGQKRFSLEGGESLIVLLDRLLDHAAHDGLDEVVIGMAHRGRLNVLTNIAGKSYGQVFDEFDGNSLIEGASTGDVKYHLGTAGVFTGTDGVTTRVSLAANPSHLETVDGVVEGIVRAKQDRIALGERGYTVMPVLVHGDAAFAGQGVVYETLNMSQLPAYRTGGTVHVIVNNQIGFTTGAASARSTTYATDLAKGLQVPIFHVNADDPETVARAALRAYEYRATFHKDVIIDLICYRRRGHNEGDDPSMTQPVMYRLIDSLPSTRAVYVSALVGRGDISSEDAQALEHGFHQELERIFAETRAAHGAEAAIRAEEEAAATSLSDPTVVGRERNQLEMPAAQQPGAGMMLGWTSAVTREVVERVGDSQTAFPPGFEVHPKLRAMLDKRRKASREGGIDWGLGELIALGSLLMEGVPVRFVGEDARRATFAQRHAVLHDQSSGAEWTPLSFLTPDQAKLEIYDSLLSEYAALAFEYGYAVERPEGLTLWEAQFGDFANGAQSVIDEYVTSAAQKWGQRSGLVMLLPHGQEGQGPDHSSARVERYLQMCAQDNMRVAMPSTPANHFHLLRGQAFQRPRRPLIVFTPKQLLRLPAATSKVEDFTRGAFIPVIGETDPALASGAGVDRVLLCSGRAYYALAAERKRLGDTRTAIIRLEQLYPLPVEELERVLSTFDGAELVWVQDEPGNQGVWPHLRLNLPDDAFGGRRLRLVSPPASASPAMGSLGAYRHQQEVLFAEAFGR, from the coding sequence GTGACGACCCACGACGGCCGTCTTGCAGACGCGAGCGGCCGGAGCGGCACCGGTGCCGCCCAGGACTTCGGCCCCAACGAGTGGATGGTTGAGGAGAAGCGCGACGCCTGGCGGCAAGACCCGTCCTCAGTCTCCGAGCAGTGGCGCTCGCTCTTCGAAACCGAGGCCCGCTCAGGTGGCGCCCCCAGCGCCGGTCGGACCCAGACGGGCAGCACCGCCAGCAGTACCGCGAGCGGCACCGCTCCGGTGAGCACCGTCCAGGACGTCACCCGCTCCGACCTGCCCCCGGCCCCGCCCTCCGACGTCGCCCCTCCGACCTCCCCCTACGCCCACCGGTCCGGCCAGGAGCACACCCACTCCCCCGCCGAGCCCGCCGAGGCCTCGGGCACACGCCTCAAGGGCGCGGCGGTGCGCACCGCCAAGAACATGGAGGAGTCCCTGTCGGTCCCGACAGCAACCTCAGCGCGCGCGGTACCCGCCAAGGTGCTCATCGAGAACCGGGCGATCATCAACACGCACCTGGCGCGCACGCGCGGCGGACGCGTCTCCTTCACGCACCTGGTCGGTTGGGCCGTCGTCGAAGCCCTGGTGGAGATGCCCGCCATGAACGCGGCCTACGGCACCGACGACGCCGGCCGCCCCCTGCTCATCCAGCCCGCCCACGTGGGGCTGGGCATGGCGGTGGACGTGGCCGCTCCGGGTGGCACACGCCGCCTGCTCGTGCCCTGCGTGAATCATGCGGACCTCATGGACCTGGCGGGCTTCGTGGCCGCCACCGACGACGTCGTGCGCCGTGCGCGCGAGGGTGCCCTCACCGTCGAGGACATGACCGGCACGACCCTGACCCTGACCAACCCGGGAACCCTCGGCACCCTGCACTCGGTGCCCCGGCTCATGCCGGGCCAGGGGGCGATCATCGGCGTCGGCTCCCTGGCCCTGCCCGCAGCCTTCGCCGGAGCCAGCCATGAGACGCTCGCGCGCCACGGGATCGGCAAGGTCCTGACCCTGACCTCCACCTACGACCACCGGGTCATCCAGGGCGCGATGTCGGGCGAGTTCCTGCGGCTGCTGGAGACCAAGCTTCTGGGCCTGGACGGCTTCTGGGAGCGCGCCTTCGAGTCCCTGCGCGTGCCGCACGCCCCCATCCGCTGGGAGCAGGACGCCGACTACGACCCCGAGGTCGAGACCGGCAAGCCGGCGCGCGTGGCCCAGCTCATCCACGCCTTCCGTCAGCGCGGACACCTCGCCGCGGACACCGACCCGCTGGCCTACCGCTCACGTCGTCACCCGGACCTCGACCCGGCGACCTACGGCCTGACCCTGTGGGACCTGGACCGCACCTTCCCCACCGACGGACTGGGCGGCACCGAACGGGCGACCCTGCGCGAGATCCTCAACCGGCTGCGCGAGGCCTACTGCCGCACGGTGGGCCTGGAGTACATGCACATTCAGGACCCGGCGCAGCGCCACTGGTGGCAGGAGCGCCTCGAGAGCAGTTGGACGGTGATCAGTGGCGGTGAGCGCCGTCGGATCCTCACCAAGCTCCAGCAGGCCGAGGCCTTCGAGACCTTCCTGCAGACCAAGTACGTGGGCCAGAAGCGCTTCAGCCTCGAGGGCGGGGAGTCCCTCATCGTGCTGCTCGACCGCCTGCTGGACCACGCGGCCCACGACGGCCTGGACGAGGTGGTCATCGGCATGGCCCACCGGGGCCGCCTCAACGTCCTGACGAACATCGCGGGCAAGTCCTACGGGCAGGTCTTCGACGAGTTCGACGGCAACAGCCTCATTGAGGGCGCCTCGACGGGCGACGTGAAGTACCACCTGGGCACCGCGGGCGTCTTCACCGGCACCGACGGCGTGACCACCCGGGTCTCCCTGGCCGCCAACCCCTCCCACCTGGAGACGGTCGACGGCGTCGTCGAAGGCATCGTGCGCGCCAAGCAGGACCGCATCGCCCTGGGCGAGCGTGGCTACACGGTCATGCCGGTGCTCGTGCACGGCGACGCCGCCTTCGCGGGCCAGGGCGTGGTCTACGAGACGCTCAACATGAGCCAGCTGCCCGCCTACCGCACGGGAGGCACGGTCCACGTCATCGTCAACAACCAGATCGGCTTCACCACCGGCGCCGCCTCGGCCCGCTCGACCACCTACGCCACGGACCTGGCCAAGGGCCTGCAAGTGCCGATCTTCCACGTCAACGCCGACGACCCCGAGACGGTGGCGCGGGCCGCCCTGCGGGCCTATGAGTACCGGGCGACCTTCCACAAGGACGTCATCATCGACCTCATCTGCTACCGGCGTCGGGGCCACAACGAGGGCGACGACCCCTCGATGACCCAGCCGGTGATGTACCGACTCATCGACTCCCTGCCCTCCACCCGGGCGGTCTACGTCTCGGCCCTTGTGGGCCGCGGGGACATCTCCTCCGAGGACGCGCAGGCCCTCGAGCACGGCTTCCACCAGGAGCTCGAGCGGATCTTCGCCGAGACGCGGGCGGCGCACGGCGCCGAGGCGGCCATCCGGGCGGAGGAGGAGGCGGCCGCGACCTCCCTGTCGGACCCGACGGTGGTGGGCCGCGAGCGCAACCAGCTGGAGATGCCGGCCGCCCAGCAGCCGGGCGCCGGCATGATGCTCGGCTGGACGAGCGCGGTCACGCGCGAGGTGGTCGAACGTGTGGGCGACTCCCAGACGGCCTTCCCGCCGGGCTTCGAGGTGCACCCCAAACTGCGCGCGATGCTGGACAAGCGTCGCAAGGCCTCGCGCGAGGGCGGGATCGACTGGGGGCTGGGCGAGCTCATCGCCCTCGGCTCGCTGCTCATGGAGGGCGTGCCGGTGCGCTTCGTGGGTGAGGACGCCCGCCGGGCGACCTTCGCTCAGCGCCACGCGGTCCTGCACGACCAGTCCTCGGGCGCGGAGTGGACGCCCCTGTCCTTCCTCACCCCGGACCAGGCCAAGCTGGAGATCTACGACTCGCTGCTGAGCGAGTACGCGGCCCTGGCCTTCGAGTACGGTTACGCGGTGGAGCGTCCGGAGGGGCTGACGCTCTGGGAGGCGCAGTTCGGTGACTTCGCCAACGGCGCGCAGTCGGTCATCGACGAGTACGTGACCTCGGCGGCCCAGAAGTGGGGGCAGCGCTCCGGATTGGTGATGCTCCTGCCGCACGGCCAGGAGGGGCAGGGACCGGACCACTCCTCGGCCCGGGTGGAGCGCTACCTGCAGATGTGCGCGCAGGACAACATGCGCGTGGCCATGCCCTCGACGCCGGCGAACCATTTCCACCTGCTGCGCGGGCAGGCCTTCCAGCGCCCGCGCCGCCCGCTGATCGTGTTCACACCCAAGCAGCTGCTGCGCCTGCCGGCCGCGACGAGCAAGGTGGAGGACTTCACCAGGGGCGCCTTCATCCCGGTCATCGGCGAGACGGACCCGGCGCTGGCCTCGGGCGCCGGCGTGGACCGGGTGCTGCTGTGCTCGGGGCGGGCGTACTACGCGCTCGCCGCTGAGCGCAAGCGCCTGGGAGACACCCGTACGGCGATCATCCGCCTCGAGCAGCTCTACCCGCTGCCGGTCGAGGAGCTGGAGCGGGTGCTGTCGACCTTCGACGGCGCCGAGCTCGTGTGGGTGCAGGACGAGCCGGGCAACCAGGGGGTGTGGCCGCACCTGCGCCTCAACCTGCCCGATGACGCCTTCGGTGGGCGCCGCCTGCGCCTGGTCTCGCCGCCGGCCTCGGCCTCTCCGGCGATGGGCTCCCTGGGGGCCTACCGCCACCAGCAGGAGGTGCTGTTCGCCGAAGCCTTCGGCCGCTGA
- a CDS encoding hemolysin family protein: MSEWLMILVGVLLTVGTAVFVAGEFSLVALDPSTVETRAAAGERRAGTVRKALSRLSTLLSGAQVGITLTTILLGYTMQDALAKILARLMGGWMAESVATGIAVVMALVVVNAFSMVFGELIPKNATLADPMRAARLVAPLLMAFSTVLGPLITVLNNTANTVLHRMGIEPAEEISGARSASELAALVRHSAEEGTLDVSTATLLTRSIGVGELTAVDVMTDRGRLHTLDAEDTADAVVALARTTGHSRFPVTGEDVDDVLGVVHLRRVIAVPYERRGAVRVSSSSLMTPVPRVPETMPLASLLVELRAAGSQMALVVDEYGGTAGFVTLEDAVEEIVGDVADEHDRRRNGAHRDAGGDWLVPGWMRPDELASTCGLHVPDDGPYETLGGLVMSELGRVPALGDQVSTPRAVMTVVAMEGRRVTRLRVTPVAESDDERQEAR, encoded by the coding sequence ATGAGCGAGTGGCTCATGATCCTCGTCGGCGTCCTGCTGACCGTCGGCACCGCCGTCTTCGTCGCCGGCGAGTTCAGTCTCGTGGCCCTCGACCCCTCCACCGTCGAGACCCGCGCCGCCGCCGGCGAGCGCCGCGCCGGGACGGTCCGCAAGGCCCTGTCGCGCCTGTCCACCCTGCTCAGCGGCGCCCAGGTGGGCATCACCCTGACGACGATCCTGCTGGGCTACACGATGCAGGACGCGCTGGCGAAGATTCTGGCGCGCCTCATGGGCGGCTGGATGGCGGAGTCCGTGGCCACCGGCATTGCCGTCGTCATGGCCCTCGTCGTCGTCAACGCCTTCTCCATGGTCTTCGGAGAACTCATCCCCAAGAACGCGACCCTGGCCGACCCGATGCGGGCGGCCCGGCTCGTGGCCCCCCTCCTCATGGCCTTCTCCACGGTGTTGGGGCCGCTCATCACCGTCCTGAACAACACGGCCAACACCGTGCTGCACCGGATGGGCATCGAGCCCGCCGAGGAGATCAGCGGCGCCCGCTCCGCCAGTGAGCTCGCCGCCCTCGTGCGCCACAGCGCCGAGGAGGGCACGCTCGACGTCTCCACCGCCACGCTGCTCACCCGCTCGATCGGCGTCGGCGAGCTCACCGCCGTCGACGTCATGACGGACCGTGGTCGCCTGCACACCCTCGACGCCGAGGACACCGCCGACGCCGTCGTCGCCCTGGCCCGCACGACCGGGCACTCGCGCTTCCCCGTCACCGGTGAGGATGTTGACGACGTCCTCGGCGTCGTCCACCTGCGGCGCGTCATCGCCGTGCCCTACGAGCGGCGCGGTGCCGTCAGGGTCTCGTCGAGCTCCCTCATGACCCCCGTGCCCCGCGTGCCCGAGACCATGCCGCTGGCCAGCCTGCTGGTCGAGCTGCGGGCCGCGGGCTCCCAGATGGCCCTCGTCGTCGACGAGTACGGCGGCACCGCGGGATTCGTCACCCTGGAGGACGCGGTGGAGGAGATCGTCGGGGACGTCGCCGACGAGCACGACCGCCGTCGCAACGGCGCCCACCGCGACGCCGGCGGCGACTGGCTCGTGCCCGGGTGGATGCGCCCGGACGAGCTGGCCAGCACCTGCGGCCTGCACGTGCCCGACGACGGCCCCTACGAGACGCTCGGCGGCCTGGTGATGTCCGAGCTCGGTCGCGTGCCCGCCCTCGGGGACCAGGTGAGCACCCCGCGCGCCGTCATGACCGTCGTCGCCATGGAGGGCAGGCGCGTGACCCGGCTGCGCGTGACGCCTGTTGCTGAGTCCGACGACGAGCGGCAGGAGGCCCGATGA
- a CDS encoding hemolysin family protein, which translates to MSAPVALFITVGLLVGNAFFVGAEFAVTSARRAQLEPLAEAGDSRARTALWALEHVSRMLATAQLGVTLCSTGLGVVAEPAIAHLIQPLLERVGVGTAGAHAVAVITALVLVVYVHVVVGEMVPKNMSISAPESAARLLAPPLVWISTLFGPVITALNGFANWALGLAGIETKEEVSATFNAAEVASIVERSTAEGVLDDDTGLLTGALEFSEETAGTVMVPLESLVTLAQGCTPADVEHAVTVTGYSRFPVAGADDDLRGYLHLKDVLYAEGEERDQPVHSWLERAMVPVKLEDEVEEVLVAMQRSGAHLGRVEDPDGGLMGVVFLEDILEELVGEVNDAMQREEYLRRQLEES; encoded by the coding sequence ATGAGCGCCCCCGTCGCCCTGTTCATCACCGTCGGGCTGCTGGTGGGCAACGCCTTCTTCGTCGGCGCCGAGTTCGCCGTGACCTCCGCGCGCCGCGCCCAGCTCGAGCCCCTGGCTGAGGCCGGGGACTCGCGTGCCCGCACCGCCCTGTGGGCGCTGGAGCACGTCTCACGGATGCTGGCAACCGCACAGCTGGGCGTGACCCTGTGCTCCACCGGCCTGGGCGTTGTCGCCGAGCCGGCCATCGCCCACCTCATCCAGCCGCTGCTTGAGCGCGTGGGCGTCGGGACGGCGGGGGCGCACGCCGTCGCCGTGATCACCGCGCTGGTGCTGGTCGTCTACGTCCACGTCGTCGTCGGCGAGATGGTGCCCAAGAACATGTCGATCTCCGCGCCCGAGAGCGCGGCGCGTCTGCTCGCCCCGCCGCTGGTGTGGATCTCGACGCTCTTCGGCCCCGTCATCACCGCGCTCAACGGCTTCGCCAACTGGGCGCTGGGCCTGGCTGGCATCGAGACGAAGGAGGAGGTCTCCGCGACCTTCAACGCCGCGGAGGTCGCCTCCATCGTCGAGCGGTCCACGGCCGAGGGCGTTCTCGACGACGACACGGGCCTGCTGACGGGCGCCCTGGAGTTCTCCGAGGAGACCGCCGGCACTGTCATGGTCCCGCTGGAGAGCCTGGTCACACTTGCCCAGGGCTGCACCCCGGCCGACGTCGAGCACGCCGTCACCGTCACCGGCTACTCGCGCTTCCCGGTGGCGGGCGCCGACGACGACCTCCGCGGCTACCTGCACCTCAAGGACGTCCTGTACGCCGAGGGAGAGGAGCGCGACCAGCCGGTCCACTCCTGGCTGGAGCGGGCAATGGTCCCCGTCAAGCTCGAGGATGAGGTCGAGGAGGTGCTTGTCGCCATGCAGCGCAGCGGCGCGCACCTGGGGCGTGTGGAGGACCCCGACGGAGGCCTGATGGGCGTGGTCTTCCTTGAGGACATTCTCGAAGAGCTCGTTGGGGAGGTCAACGACGCGATGCAGCGCGAGGAGTACCTGCGCCGCCAGCTCGAGGAGTCCTAA